A window of the Equus asinus isolate D_3611 breed Donkey chromosome 20, EquAss-T2T_v2, whole genome shotgun sequence genome harbors these coding sequences:
- the LOC106831659 gene encoding folate receptor alpha, which produces MALPMTTQLLLLLVWVAALRAALPRTDLLNVCMDAKHHKQKPGPEDTLHEQCSPWKENSCCFLNTSQEAHKDISYLYGFNWDHCGTMEAVCKRHFIQDTCLYECSPNLGPWIQQVDQSWRKERILDVPLCKEDCQRWWEDCRTSYTCKTNWHKGWNWTSGFNQCPVEAACHPFDFYFPTPEALCNEIWSHSYKVSNYSRGSGRCIQMWFDPAQGNPNEEVARFYAEAMNRAGLGGACSLLLCLALTLLWLLS; this is translated from the exons ATGGCCCTGCCCATGACAACACAGCTGCTGCTCCTTCTGGTGTGGGTGGCTGCCTTGCGGGCAGCCCTGCCCAGGACTGACCTTCTCAATGTCTGCATGGACGCCAAGCATCACAAACAAAAGCCAGGCCCGGAGGACACGCTGCACGAGCAG TGCAGTCCCTGGAAAGAGAATTCCTGCTGCTTCCTCAACACCAGCCAGGAAGCCCATAAGGACATCTCCTACCTGTATGGATTCAACTGGGACCACTGCGGCACAATGGAGGCCGTCTGCAAGCGCCACTTCATCCAGGACACCTGTCTCTACGAGTGCTCCCCGAACCTGGGGCCCTGGATCCAGCAG GTGGACCAGAGCTGGCGCAAAGAGCGGATCCTGGATGTGCCCCTGTGCAAAGAGGACTGTCAGCGCTGGTGGGAAGATTGTCGCACCTCCTACACCTGCAAGACCAACTGGCACAAGGGCTGGAACTGGACCTCAG GGTTTAACCAGTGCCCAGTGGAAGCTGCCTGCCACCCCTTCGATTTCTACTTCCCCACCCCTGAAGCTCTGTGTAATGAAATCTGGAGTCACTCCTACAAGGTCAGCAACTACAGCCGAGGGAGCGGCCGCTGCATCCAGATGTGGTTTGACCCGGCCCAGGGCAACCCCAATGAGGAGGTGGCGAGGTTCTATGCCGAGGCCATGAATAGGGCTGGGCTTGGTGGGGCCTGctctctcctgctctgcctgGCCCTAACGCTGCTCTGGCTGCTCAGCTGA